One Polypterus senegalus isolate Bchr_013 chromosome 10, ASM1683550v1, whole genome shotgun sequence DNA segment encodes these proteins:
- the nhsl2 gene encoding NHS-like protein 2 isoform X4, whose product MLYRQAFDKHSIVHQSLFNTETAVNPKSTLRRRRTIIGLPETPIQDRGHAMDQHSDSGDLNLGNYSFEDSISRHCSSTLGVAPYSMPLRKAHSELDQPVSAYSDRMDHSALVCGSPSWNGQKESTFSPLCNNSFTYMMPVSPIVRQSSHPSTFSKHSSQGSFSSSSQVNSFMCQSNELAENMGNRDCADMATVNLEQKNQALYRDILKFQENSFSALTDSGSVCSADNLYFDHRRESESYAMNYPSTSSEESTSADNVSITADFSEPRRQRSKSFSLRKPKKKPAPPARSVSLKKDNSGQQVETTAQTKDPRPRSLFIPRDKNIQQNLFQPSLSSKNVKSTSQYALANDTQTTGQDGEIHFSSHWYTNDWKSDDPYKSLSSSSTATGTTAIECVKVSDSTESLSSPSTSRATSPFQLPAEARINSPSKPPVLMSPSSGYSSQSETPTSTVPTSLIIGHSTQVCRLRPKVPQRKSSLPATSPREKGPRSRLSIELPIIPSSHTDFTGTAMSFRSKPSASRRHSDSSTSLQKISPSQPVFPMVTQLDLKSIRLRSVCKSDLDDNVDGVFEMIEEEQSKDVYATPQRKVKPPVALKPQLARRPINFMVKSLSSSPVSSDSPPVSPKERAEQYCPVQQQSKPSTLRNIDHLIDGNISDIPKTANSAVSPYSPCEDDTSTAYPTRIVIQSLSEMEKRKTKIPPPVPKKPQLSMQSTNSVSVNETSENPDVTLVSGHTSSTSVSLSEDSSRQAENHIKLIALKTTEFEQDPEASPIGTPTDILPSKSLEEVSDKVIRHTSEEDDEVFVQSSTSHTTEDLFTIIHRSKRKVLGRKETDDTFQRPSTAQSIKTSQSMSTSEQKQTSPGRKGSSSRSSSRNENFMALLQRKNSKSGHGTRVSARELLKSTNPLARRVTEFSLPEPESNK is encoded by the exons atgctttaca GACAGGCGTTTGATAAACATTCCATCGTGCACCAGTCCCTTTTTAATACCGAGACTGCTGTGAATCCAAAGTCAACACTGCGAAGGAGAAGAACCATTATTGGACTACCTGAGACACCCATCCAAGATCGAG gaCATGCAATGGATCAGCATTCAGACAGTGGTGACTTAAACCTTGGCAACTACTCTTTTGAAGATTCAATCAGCCGACATTGCTCCTCTACACTGGGAGTTGCCCCATACTCAATGCCGCTTAGAAAAGCACACAGTGAACTGGACCAACCTGTGTCTGCTTATTCTGACAGAATGGATCATTCTGCCCTGGTGTGTGGTAGTCCTTCCTGGAATGGACAAAAAGAATCCACATTTTCTCCTTTGTGCAATAACTCTTTTACCTACATGATGCCTGTAAGCCCCATTGTGAGACAGTCTTCCCATCCGAGCACATTTTCAAAACACTCTTCACAAGGAAGTTTTAGTTCATCTTCACAGGTGAATTCTTTCATGTGCCAGTCCAATGAGCTAGCTGAAAATATGGGCAATAGAGATTGTGCAGACATGGCAACTGTGAATCTTGAGCAGAAAAATCAAGCCTTGTACAGAGATATATTGAAGTTTCAGGAAAATTCTTTTTCAGCCCTGACAGATTCAGGGTCAGTCTGTTCAGCAGACAATTTGTACTTTGACCACAGGAGGGAGAGTGAAAGTTATGCTATGAATTATCCCAGCACAAGTTCAGAAGAGAGTACGAGTGCAGACAACGTTTCCATAACCGCTGATTTCAGTGAGCCACGAAGACAAAGATCAAAGAGTTTCTCTCTTAGGAAGCCAAAGAAGAAACCTGCTCCTCCTGCCCGCAGTGTGTCCTTGAAGAAAGATAATAGTGGCCAGCAAGTTGAGACCACTGCCCAAACCAAAGACCCAAGGCCAAGGAGTCTCTTCATACCCAGGGATAAGAACATCCAACAAAACTTGTTCCAGCCAAGTCTTTCCtccaaaaatgttaaaagcaCATCACAATATGCTTTAGCAAATGATACTCAAACAACAGGACAAGATGGCGAGATACACTTTTCTAGTCATTGGTACACAAATGATTGGAAGTCAGATGATCCATATAAATCATTATCTAGTTCCAGCACTGCTACTGGCACGACAGCAATTGAGTGTGTAAAAGTGAGTGATAGCACTGAATCTCTTAGTTCACCCTCAACCTCTCGAGCAACATCTCCTTTTCAGCTCCCTGCTGAAGCCAGAATCAATTCTCCATCCAAGCCTCCAGTTCTGATGTCCCCTTCCAGTGGCTACTCTAGTCAGTCGGAAACACCAACATCAACTGTCCCCACATCACTGATCATTGGTCACTCCACACAGGTCTGCAGGTTGAGGCCTAAAGTTCCACAAAGGAAGTCATCCCTCCCTGCCACATCTCCAAGGGAAAAGGGTCCCCGTTCCAGGCTGTCAATTGAATTACCTATCATTCCTTCTTCTCATACAGACTTCACTGGGACAGCAATGTCCTTTAGAAGCAAACCAAGCGCCAGCAGAAGACACTCTGATTCTtcaacatcacttcaaaagataAGCCCGAGCCAACCAGTCTTTCCTATGGTTACTCAGTTGGATCTAAAGTCCATTAGACTTCGATCAGTCTGTAAATCTGACCTAGACGATAATGTGGATGGGGTTTTTGAGATGATTGAAGAGGAGCAAAGTAAAGATGTGTATGCTACACCACAAAGAAAAGTGAAGCCCCCGGTAGCCTTAAAACCACAGCTGGCAAGAAGGCCCATAAATTTCATGGTGAAATCCCTTTCATCATCTCCAGTGAGTTCAGACTCTCCACCAGTTTCTccaaaagaaagggcagaacaatATTGCCCTGTTCAACAGCAGAGCAAGCCAAGTACACTCAGAAATATAGATCATCTAATAGATGGAAACATTTCTGATATTCCCAAAACAGCAAATTCTGCTGTATCTCCTTACAGTCCATGTGAAGATGACACTTCTACAGCATATCCCACCAGGATAGTCATCCAGAGCCTATCAGAGATGGAAAAGAGGAAAACCAAAATACCACCTCCAGTGCCCAAAAAGCCACAACTGTCAATGCAGTCAACTAATTCAGTCTCTGTTAATGAAACATCTGAGAATCCTGATGTTACTTTAGTTAGTGGTCACACCAGCAGCACCAGTGTATCTCTATCTGAAGATTCTTCCAGACAGGCAGAAAACCACATTAAACTGATTGCACTTAAAACCACAGAATTTGAGCAAGACCCAGAAGCTTCTCCTATTGGCACTCCCACAG ATATTTTGCCAAGCAAAAGCTTAGAGGAAGTTAGTGATAAAGTCATTCGGCATACAtcagaagaagatgatgaagtcTTTGTGCAGTCATCAACATCTCATACCACAGAGGATCTCTTCACTATTATACACAG GTCAAAACGGAAAGTTCTAGGAAGGAAAGAGACAGATGACACATTCCAGAGGCCAAGCACAGCTCAATCCATCAAAACCAGCCAATCAATGTCCACTTCTGAGCAGAAGCAAACCTCACCTGGGAGGAAAGGAAGCTCATCAAGATCTAGTTCCAGGAATGAGAACTTCATGGCTTTACTTCAGAGGAAAAACAGCAAGAGTGGTCACGGCACAAGAGTTTCTGCCAGAGAGCTCCTCAAAAGCACCA